A stretch of Campylobacter showae DNA encodes these proteins:
- a CDS encoding DUF4198 domain-containing protein yields the protein MKIKSLALMLLGVSAYAHFGMVVPSNSTVDDEKEANLQITYKFSHPFEGDMMNLALPNEAGVFVNGKKEAIKGLKELKEDKFSYFTASYDVKEPGIYQFYMDPKPYFEPAEDKFIRHITKTVVDAYGYGEGWDKPVGLKAEIVPLTRPYGLYKGNLFSGVVYYKGKPAKNVTVEVEYYNTKGLKAPSDAHVTQVVNTNEQGEFSFAMPLEGWWGFAALIDDDQKIKHEGKEYPVELGAVIWVQTKEYK from the coding sequence ATGAAAATCAAGTCTTTGGCGCTTATGCTTTTAGGCGTTAGCGCTTATGCGCATTTTGGTATGGTCGTACCGTCAAATTCGACCGTGGACGACGAAAAAGAGGCGAATTTGCAGATTACTTACAAATTTAGCCATCCTTTTGAGGGCGATATGATGAATCTAGCCCTTCCAAACGAGGCGGGCGTTTTCGTAAACGGCAAAAAAGAGGCGATAAAAGGCCTAAAAGAGCTAAAAGAGGATAAATTTAGCTACTTTACGGCTAGCTACGACGTAAAGGAGCCGGGCATTTATCAGTTTTATATGGATCCAAAGCCCTATTTCGAGCCTGCGGAGGATAAATTTATAAGGCATATAACAAAAACCGTCGTCGATGCCTACGGCTACGGAGAGGGCTGGGATAAACCGGTCGGGCTAAAAGCCGAGATAGTGCCGCTAACACGTCCGTATGGGCTTTATAAGGGAAATTTGTTTTCAGGCGTGGTTTATTATAAAGGAAAGCCCGCTAAAAACGTAACCGTCGAGGTAGAGTACTATAATACCAAAGGGCTAAAAGCACCGTCCGATGCGCACGTAACACAGGTCGTAAACACGAACGAGCAGGGCGAATTTAGCTTTGCGATGCCGCTTGAGGGCTGGTGGGGATTTGCAGCGCTGATAGACGACGACCAAAAGATAAAACACGAGGGCAAAGAGTATCCAGTGGAGCTTGGAGCCGTCATCTGGGTGCAAACTAAAGAGTATAAATAA